A segment of the Parasphingopyxis algicola genome:
AGCATGACCGTGATCGCGGACGAGAATGGCGTCCACGATATCGGCGGGATCATGGGCGGCGAAGATAGCGGCGTGCAGCCGGAAACCGCGGATATCGTGATCGAATGCGCTTATTTCGATCCGCCGCGCATCGCCCGGACCGGGCAGAAGCTCGGCCTGATGTCGGACGCGCGCGCGCGTTTCGAACGCGGCGTCGATCCGGCGTTCCTGGACGACGGCCTCGCCATCGCGACGCAGCTGATCCTCGATATCTGCGGCGGCGAACCGTCGGAGACAGTCGAAGCCGGCGCCCCGCCGCTCGACACGAAGACGATTCGCTACGACCCGCACCTCTGTGCAACCTTAGGCGGCGTTTCCGTGCCCATCGACACCCAGCGCGCCACGCTCGAGGCCCTCGGCTTCACCGTTGGCGGCGACGGACCCTTCGAGGTCACCGTGCCGACCTGGCGCCGCGATGTGGACGGCGCCCCCGACCTCGTCGAGGAGGTGCTGCGCATCGAACGCTATGATGCGATTCCCTCGACGCCGCTGCCGCGCGCCGAGGGCGTCGCGACGCCGACCGCCTCGCCCGAACAGAAGCGCGAACGCACGGTTCGCCGCGCCGCCGCCGCGCGCGGGCTCAACGAGGCGGTGACCTGGAGCTTCATACCCCAAGCCGAAGCCGCGCTGTCCAATGATTCTGATTCCGGGGCCCCCTGGATCCTCGCCAATCCGATCAGCGAAGACATGAAGGTCATGCGCACCGCGATGATCCCGGGCCTCGCCGCCGCGGCGAAGCGCAATGCCGATCGCGGCGCGGCGAGCATCCGGCTCTTCGAGATCGGTCGCCGCTATCTGGAACAGGAAGAACGCCCGACCCTCGGCCTGATCCTGGCGGGTGCGAGGGACGCCCGGCACTGGCAAGGCGGAGGCGATCCGTTCGACGCCTATGACGCCAAGGCCGAAATCGTCGCGCTGCTCGAAGCGGCCGGCGCGCCGGCCGCGAACCTGCAGCTCTTCGGCGATGCGAGCGGACACTACCATCCCGGCCGCTCGGGCCGGCTGTGCCTCGGGCCGAAGAACATGCTGGCCGAGTTCGGCGAGCTGCACCCGAATACGCTGAAGGCGCTCGATCTCGACGGCCCCGTCATGGCCGGCGAAATCTATCTCGACGCGATTCCGATGCCCAAGGCGAAGGGAAGCGGCGCTGGGAAAGCGGGCGGCGGCCATATGCGCAAGCCCTTCACCCCGCCCGCGCTCCAGTCCGTCACCCGCGACTTCGCCTTCCTGCTCGACACCGACACGCCCGCCGGCGACCTGCTCCGCGCGGTCCGCAATGCCGACAAGCAGGCGCTGGTCGATGCGCGGATCTTCGACGTGTTTACCGGCGAAGGCGTGCCCGAGGGCAAGAAATCGGTCGCGATCGAGGTGACGCTGCAACCCGGTGACAAGAGCTTCACCGAAGAGGATCTGAAAGCGATTTCGGACAAGGTGGTGAAGGCGGCCGGGAAGGTCGGGGGTGAGCTCAGGGGCTAGAAAAGCTGGCTGTACAGAAGAAAGTACAGCGCTTCGCCAGGCTCAGCCCAAGCGGTTTCTCAGGACGGTCCTTTCCCTAATCCGTTTGCCCTGAGCTTGTCGAAGGGCTGTCCTTCTTCTTGCCCAAGCGCGAAATCTCGTCCCAATGCCCACGGATAAGCGCCAGTTTCTTCGCCCGGCTCCAGCCCTTGATACGGCGCTCCATCGCCGTGGCGTCATCGCGGGTCTGGAATTTCGCGGACCAGACGAGCTCCACCGGCAGATGATCGCGCGAAAATCCCGGCAATTCGCCTGACTGGTGTTGCGCGAGGCGATGCTCGAGATTGTCCGTCTGCCCGGTGTAGAAATAGCCGCCCCGGCAGTGAAGCATATAGGTCCAGAAGGGCATGGCCCTACCTTAACCCGTTGAGGCTGAGCTTGTCGAAGCCCTGCCGTTGCTCTTTCGGCGGTCAAAAGGAAGGACAACCCTTCGACAGGCTCAGGGTAAGCGGTATTGGGTTGCGGTCGCGCCTCACCGCCCCAGCAAGAACACCGCCTGCTCGGCCAGCAGATTCGCCGCCGCCGCGCGGCGCTGCCGGTTGCCGCTCAGGAACCAGGCCCGTTCCACCGCAATCCCCTGTTTTTCCACGAGCGCACGGAAATCGTCGATCGTGACATGGTGTATGTTCTCGGTCGCGTACCAGCTCAGCGGCAGCGCGCCGGTGACCGGCATCCGGCCGCCGAAGAGCAGGCTTGCCCGCACGCGCCAATAGGCGAAGTTCGGAAAGCTGACGAAGGCGCGCGGGGCGATGCGCAGCAGCTCGCCGAGGATCGCGTCGGGGGCGCGGGTCGTCTGCAGCGTCTGGCTGAGGATCGCATAGTCGAAGGCGCTGTCAGGATAGTCGGCAAGGTCGGTATCGGCATCGCCCTGCACCACCGACAGGCCCTTCGCCATCGCCTGGGCGACATTGTCCGCATCGAGCTCGAGCCCGCGGGCATCCGCGCTTTTCTCGTGACGCAATGCCGCCATGAGGCCACCGTCGCCGCAGCCGATATCGAGCACCCGCGCGCCTTCGGGCACATGATCGGCGATGATTGCGAGATCGGGGCGGAGATCAGTCATGCGTGCATTTCTTGCAGATCCACACGGTGGCGATAACCGTCATTGCGAGCGGAGCGAAGCAATCCAGAGTAACAGGCGATGCGCGTGCGGCCCTGGATTGCCGCGTCGCCCCGAACCGAGTTCGGGCCTCCTCGCAATGACGGGAAATGGGAGCAGGGCGGCGATAGGATATTCATCACCCCTCCCCCGCCTTCAAAAACCCGTCCACCGTCGCGTTCATGCCCGGCGTATCGAGCAGGAAGGCGTCATGGCCGAACGGGCTCGACAGTTCCACGAAGCTGACCTCGGCGCCGCTCGCGTTGAGCGCGCGGACGATCGTTTTCGCCTCGCTCGTCGGATAGAGCCAGTCGCTGTCGAAGCTGATCACGCAGAAGCGGGTTTTCGTGTCCTTGAACGCGTTGGCGAGCAGGCCGCCATGTTCTTCGGCGAGGTCGAAATAGTCCATCGCGCGCGTGATATAGAGATAGGAGTTGGCGTCGAACCGGTCGACGAAGCTGATCCCCTGGTGCCGCAAATAGCTTTCGACCTGGAAATCGGCGTCGAAGCCGAAGCTCTTCGCATCTCTCGCCTGCAAGCGCCGCCCGAATTTCTCGGTCAGGCCCTCTTCGGAGAGATAGGTGATGTGCGCGGCCATCCGGGCGACGGCGAGGCCTTTGGTCGGCTGGTCGCCGTCCGCATAATAATCGCCGCCGCGCCAGTGCGGATCGGCCATGATCGCCTGCCGCCCGACCTCGTGGAACGCGATATTCTGCGCCGAATGCCGCGGCGCGGTCGCGATGGCGATGGCCGAGCGGACGCGGTCCGGATACAGGCACGCCCATTCGAGCACCTGCATCCCGCCCATCGAGCCGCCGATCACGGCGTGAAGCGTCTCGATGCCCAGATGATCGAGCAGCATGGCCTGGGCGCGGACCATGTCGCGGATCGTGATCACCGGGAAACGCATCGCATAGGGCTGGCCGTCCCCGGCAAGGCTCGCCGGGCCGGCGCTCCCCATGCAGCTGCCGAGCACATTGACGCAGATGACGAAATGGCGCGCCGGATCCACCGGCTTCCCCGCGCCCACCATCCGCGCCCACCAGCCGGGCTTGCCGGTCACGGGATGGGTGGAGGCGACATGCTGGTCCCCGGTCAGCGCGTGGCAGATCAGGATGGCGTTGGATTTGTCGTCATTGAGCGCGCCATAGGTTTCATAGGCGAAATCGACAGGCGCGAGCGACGCCCCGCCATCGAGCGCCAGCGGCCCGGGCAAGGTAACGGCGCGCGCGGCGCCGAAGGGGGAGGGATTGTCCGCCATAGAGAAGCGGCGCTAGGGCGCGGGGGGCGGAGTTGTCAAACGTTCGCGGGTGTTGCGGCGCTATGCGGTGCAATTATCTGTCGGCAACTCTCTCACAAAGATTCCGCCGCGATTGTTTGATTGTCAGACTCGACCTTTCGGTCGAGCGCCGCACCAGCCCGCTCCCCCTCCCGGCCTCCCATAGAATATACTGAGTGGGAGGCCGGGAGGGGGAGCGGGCTGGTGCGGCGATTTCGCGCTAGCGAAATTCTGACAATCAAAATCCCGGTGCGGCGAACTTCCGACAGAAAGTTTCTGACAAAAAGAATCTGCCGTGATTTCCTGCCAAGGAAATTCTAACGAACTAAACCCCTTCGAACGGAATGAACGCGAGGTTCAGTTCCTCGGCGTTGCGCGGGATATCGATTTCGGCCGAGTTGAACTCGACCATTTCGCGCGGCGGCAGGGTGCGCTGCGGCGCCTGGATCGTCCAGTCGTAGACGACCGCGCCCTGCGCGTTGCGCAGTTCGGCGCGGATATCGGGCACGCGCTGCTCCTCGTCGGTCATGTTGACGATCCGGCCCGAGATCGAGAGCAACTCATGGCCGCTGGCGAGCGTCCGCCGCTCGGGGCTGCGCACGAGCTGGACGTCGAGCGCGCTGTCGTTCGCCGCGCCGCCGAGGCCGGCGACGAAACCGGGCGGCCCGAACCAGGCGACAGCGCCGACCCCGGCGCCGAGCAGGAGGAAAATCCCGATCGCTATCGCCGTCCACATCTTCGCCGGATTGCGCCGCGGCTTGAAGGGCGGCTCGTGCGCGAACGGATCGCTATCGCCGATCGCTCCGGAGCGGGCCGCCGGTTTTTCGACCTGCGGCTCTTCTGCCAGCGGTTCGGGAAATTCCTGCTGGACGGGCGCGGGCGGCGGTGGCGATGGCGTCACCGGTTGGGGCGGCGCCTCGGGTACCGTTTCCGGTCCTTCGGCGAACCAGCTATTCTTGCAATTGGCGCAGCGGACCTGCCGTCCGTCCACGCCGATCGCCGTGTCGGGCACCAGATACCGGGTTGAACAGGCGGGACAAACGAGGATCATGCGACAGGAACGCCAACTGGTTGCAAATCTAGCCGTGATCTACGCGCGCCGGGGCCCGGCTGGCAAGGTCGTGGCGCTGTGCGTTGTGTGCTTTACGCCGGATAGCGGGCTGTGCCATGGCTGCGCCGATGGCCACGACGATCGCCCAGTTCGAAAATGTCGGGCTGCGCTACGGTACGGGCGCAGAGACGCTGTCTGACGTCAGCTTCTCCCTCGATGGCGGCGGCTTCTATTTCCTCACCGGTCCGTCGGGCGCCGGCAAGACGTCATTGCTCAAGCTGCTCTATCTCGCCCTGCGCCCCTCCCGCGGGCTGATCCGGCTGTTCGACGAGGATGTCGTGACCCTGCCGCGCGACCGGCTGCCGGGCTTCCGCCGGCGGATCGGCGTGGTGTTCCAGGATTTCCGGCTCGTCCCGCACCTCTCCGCCTTCGACAATATCGCGCTGCCGCTGCGGGTCGCGGGGGTCGAGGAAGAGGAGCTCGCGACGCCGGTCAACGAGATGCTGGCCTGGGTCGGGCTGTCGGATCGCGCGAGCGCGCGGCCCGCGACCCTGTCGGGCGGCGAACAGCAGCGGGTCGCGATCGCGCGCGCCGTGATCGGCCGGCCCGAGATCCTGATCGCCGACGAGCCGACCGGCAATGTCGATCCGGAAATGGCGGCGCGCCTGCTCCACCTGTTCGACGCGCTGAACAAGCTCGGCACGACGCTGGTGGTCGCGACCCATGACATTCACCTGCTGAGCCGGGTCTCCTCGGCGCAGATGATGCGGCTCGAGGGCGGACGGCTCGCCGATCCCACCGGGCTGTTGAAGAACCCGCCCCGCGAGACGGGCGGACGACGCCGGAAACCCCGCACATGACTCTGCCCTTTTCCGCGAGCCCGGCCGAACGCCGGCTGCTGACCGAGGGCCGGCTATCCGGGCCGATGCCCTGGGTGATCGCGATCATGATGTTCCTCACCGTCCTCGCGGCGGCGGGCGGCCTCGCGCTCAACCATGCCGCGCGCAACGTTACCGGCAGTATCGCGCAGCGGATCACCGTCCAGATCGTCGAGGCCAATCCCGACGCGCGCGAGCAGCAGACGCGTGCCGCCATGACGGCACTCGGCCGCATGGAGGGGGTGACGGAGGTCGTCCGCGTTCCCGATGCCGAGATCGACGCGCTGATCGAACCCTGGATCGGCGCGGCCGGCGAGGATGAGGGCATTCCGGTGCCGACGATGATCGACGCCGACCTGACCGAGGCGGCCCATGCGCAGCTCGAGCTGGTCGAGGAAGCCGTGCTCGCGGTGGCGCCCGCCGCGCGGGTCGACGATCATGCGCAGTTCCTCGCGCCGCTCGCCGGGCTGATCGGATCGCTGACCTGGCTGGCGCTGGCGCTCGTCCTGCTGACCGCGAGCGCGCTCGCCGCGTCCGTCATCCTCGCGGTGCGCGCCGCGCTCAACACGCATCGCGCGACGATCGAGGTCTTGCACCTGATGGGCGCGACCGACATCCAGATCGCGCGCCTGTTCCAGCGCCGGATCGCGCTCGACGCGCTGCTCGGCGGAATCGTGGGCTTTTTATGCGCGATCATCGTGCTGCTGCTGCTCGGCCAGCGGATCGGGGCGGTCGGATCGGAACTGCTCGGTTCGGCGAGGCTGCCAATTACCGCTTGGCTTCTGCTCGCGCTTCTGCCCATTGTCGGCGCGATAATGTCGACGCTGGTCGCGCGCTTTACCGTGATCGGCGTCCTCCGCAAAATGCTGTAGGTCCGTCCGATGGTGCGCCGTATAATTTCCCTGATCCTGCTGTTCTGGGCGCTCGGCTTCGCGGCGTTCGCGGTCGGGCTGCCCGGCCCCGCCGGCCCGCAACGGACCGACGCGATCATCGTGCTGACCGGCGGCGAAAACCGGATCGAGCGCGGGATCGAACTGCTCGAGGCCGGCCAGGCCGAACGGCTGCTCGTCTCCGGCGTCAACCGCACGGTCCGGCCGGTCGAGCTGGCCGAGGAGACCGGCAAGCCCGAGGCGCTGTTCGACTGCTGCATCGATCTCGGCCAGGAAGCCGTGGACACGCGCAGCAACGGGAGGGAGGCCGCCCGCTGGATGCGCGAGAACCGGTTCACGAGCGTGCGCCTCGTAACGACCGACTGGCATATGCCCCGTGCGCGGTTCGAGCTGCGGCGCGAGCTGGACGACGGCGTGGAGCTGATCCCGGATGCCGTGACGAGCGAGCCCAGCTTCATGCAACTCTTTCTGGAATATAACAAATATCTGCTGCGCAGGCTGAGCGCGATCGTCGGGATATAGGCCTAGATTTCATGGCGGCAATCCGGTCCCTTCTCTTCATGCTCGTCTTTTACGGGCTGACCGTCCCCTGGGTCATCGCGGCCTTGGTCGGCGCGGCGCGCGGCGACAAGGCCATGCACAGCGTAATCTACGCCTGGGTCCGCTTTCACCGCTGGTGCGCACGCGCGATCCTCGGCATCCGGGTCGAGATCGAGGGCACGATCCCCGACGGCCAATATCTGTTCGCCGCGAAACACCAGGCGATGTTCGAAACGCTCGACTTCCTCAACCTGCTCGATACGCCGGCGCCGGTGCTCAAAAAGGAGCTGACCGGGATCCCGGGCTGGGGCTGGCTGGCGAAACGCTATGGCGGCATCGCCGTCGACCGGAGCGGCGGCGCAGGCGCGATGCGGATCATGCTCAAACGCACGCGCGAAGTGCTCGCCGACGGCCGCTCGGTCGTGATCTTCCCCGAAGGCACGCGCGTCCTGCCCGGCGAAACGCCGCCGCTCCAGGCGGGCTTTGCCGGCCTCTACAAAATGGTCGGGCTTCCCGTGGTCCCGATCGCGATCCGGAGCGGCCATGTCTGGCCGCGCAACAAATGGGTCAAATATCCGGGTGTCGTGACGTTCCGCTTTTTCGAACCGATCCCGACCGGCCTGCCCCGCGCCGAAATCGAAGCGCGCGTGCATAGACTGATCAACGATTTCGAGCTGGAGTGAGCGGGGAGCCTGTTTGTCAGAACATTGCTGGTGCAATGTCGCCGCACCAGCCCTCTCCCCCTCCCGACCTCCCATTGAGTGTACCCTGGTGGGAGGCCGGGAGGGGGAGAGGGCTGGCGCGGCGCTCAACCGACAGGTTGAGTCTGACAAAAAAGGAACCTGCGCCGCTCCACCGTCAGATCGAGTGCGACACCCTACAACGCTTCCGAAACCAGCTCCTCGAGCGCCGCGGCGACGCCGCGGGTTTCCGCTTCGGTGCCGATCGTGATCCTGAGACCATGGGCGAGGCCCTGGCCGGGGAGCCAGCGGGTGATATAGCCGCGCGCGAGCAGCCCTTCATAGGCGGCTTCGGCGCCGAGGGCGCCGTCGAACAGGATCAGCAGGAAATTCGCTTCGGACGGTATCGCGCGCAGCCCGGCATTGCCCAGCGCCGCAATCCGCCCGGCGAGCCAGCTGCGCCATTGGCGGTTGTGCGCCCGGCTGGCCTCGACAAATTCGCGGTCGTCGAGCGCCGCGATCGCCGCCGCCTGCCCCGCCGTCGTGACGTTGAAGGGCGCGCGGATCCGGTTGAGCGCTTCGATCACCGGCGCCGGGCCATAGCCCCAGCCGATCCGCTCGGCCGCCAGCCCGTAAATCTTCGAAAAGGTGCGCGTGACCAGGACGTTCGACGCGTCGCGCGCCAGCTCCAGCGGCGCTTCGGCCTCCGCATCCGGCAGATATTCGGCATAGGCCTGATCGATCACGAGCAGGCAATCCTCGGGCATGGCCGCATGCAGCCGCCGGACCTCGGCCATCGGCGTATAGGTGCCGGTGGGATTGTTCGGATTGGCGAGAAAGACGACGCGGGTGCGCTCCGTGATCGCCGCGCTCAGCGCATCCATATCGGCTGCATAGTCCCGGTCCGGCGCCTCGACCGGCGTCGCCCCGACCCGCTGCGCGGCGAGCGGATAGACCGAAAAGCCGTAGCGGACATAGAGGACCTCGTCGCCCTGCCCCGCATAGGCGCCCGCCGCGAGATGCAGGATCTCGTCCGAACCCGTGCCGCAGATGATGCGGTCGGCCGCGATACCGTTCAACGCGGCGATCGCCTCGCGCAGTGCGGTCGAGGCCGGATCGGGATAGCGCGCGAGGCTGCCGCGCGCCTCGGCCAATGCCTGCGCCGCATTCTCGCTCGTGCCCAGCGGATTCTCGTTCGAGGAGAGCTTGACCGCCGATCCATCCGATCCGCCTTTCGAGCGGCCGGGCGTATAGGGCGTCATCGCCGCGATCCAGGGTTTGGGCGTCGGTCCGGTCATGCGTGTCTCGATAGAGGGATTCGGCCGCGGTTCAAACAAAAGCTTGGCCCGGCGGGCACGCCGTCCATAATCCGCTTTTCCCGCGCGCAAACCGCTCTATGCTGGCGGCACGGCTCAGCCACAGGAGGGTCCCATCCATATCGGCATCTTGACGGGCGGCGGCGACGTGCCGGGATTGAACGCCTGCATCCGCGCGATCACGCTGGGCGCGCTCGACGAGGGCTGGACGGTGACCGGATTCCGGCGTGGCTGGGAAGGCTTTTTGCGTATCGATCCGGACGATCCCGCGACGATCGAAGCGCAGAGCTGGACGCTCGACCGCGCCCGGGTCCGCGGCATCGACCGCAGCGGCGGCACGATCCTCCACACCTCGCGCACCGACCCGCGCACGCAAAAGGAGGGCGACCGCACGGATCACGTTCTTCACGTGCTCGACCAGCTCGGCATCGATGCGATGATCACCCTGGGCGGCGACGGCACGCTGCGCTTTTCCGCGCATCTTGCCGATCAGGGCTTCAAGGTGATCTCGATCCCCAAGACGATGGATAACGACGTCCATGGCACCGACTATTGCATCGGCTTCTCGACCGCGATCACGCGATCGGTCGAGGCGATCAACGCGCTCAGGACGACGACGCGCAGCCATGAGCGGATCGGCGTGATCGAACTGTTCGGCCGCCGGTCGGGCGAAACCGCGCTGCTCTCGGGCTTTCTCGCCCAGGTTGCGCGCACGGTGATCGCCGAAGTGCCGGCGGATTCCGATATCCTCGTCCCGCTGCTCGCCGAGGACCGCGAGCAGAGCGGCGAGAATTACGCGATGTGCGTGATTTCCGAAGGCGCGCGGATCGTCGGCGAGGAGGCGAGCGGCGAGCTCGGCAAATCGGCGACGCACCGGGTCGAAGGCGGGGTCGGCCAGCGGCTGGCGCGGATCATCGAGGCGCGGACCGGGATCGGCACTGTCGTTCAGGAGCTCGCCTATCTGATGCGCTCGGGCGAACCCGATGCCATGGACCGGATGGTCGGCTTCGCGTTCGGCGGGCTCGCGGTCCAGCTGCTGCGCGACGGCAAGGCGGGGCGGATGGTCGCGCTGACCGACGGCAATTACTGTCATGTGCCCAACGGCACGCTGCTCGAACAGCAGAAATCGGTCGATACCGCCAATCTCTACGACAGCGCCGCTTATCGCGCGAAGCTGCTGCGCATCGAAGGCATGCCCATGTTCCTGTATTAGCGCTCCTCTATTGAGGCCGGCTGCTATTCGAATTCGACGAGACGATGGATCCGGTCCGTGCCGGGCGTTTCCGGATCCGGCATGCGGCGCATTACCACGCGGCCGGGCTGGTCGACGATCCGGTCCGTACGCTCGAAATCGATGGACTCGGCCGCAACGATGCGGACGGTGGCGCGGGCCTGCGCGATCGCACCGGATTCGGGCAGCACGGCGAGCAGCAGGAGGGCGGACGGGACAGCCATGCGGCCGGGCTAGGCCGTTCGCCGCCAGCCCGGAAGGTAAAGAAATGGTTAAACCGGCCGGAAAAGAGCGTTAACGCAGGTATTTGCGCGATAATTCGCATAGGCGCGGGGATTCGCATGCGTTCGCCCATTGCGCCCGCCCGCGCCCTTTGCTAGAGGCTCGCGCCTGCCAGAGGCCGGTCCATGACCGGCGTTCAGGAAAATGTGCGGTCGTGGCGGAACTGGTAGACGCGCAACGTTGAGGTCGTTGTGGGCGAAAGCCCGTGGAAGTTCGAGTCTTCTCGACCGCACCATTTTCCAGATTCTCAGACATTCAGAGAACCGGAAAGTCGCGCCGCACGACTTTTTGTCTGTCGGGAAATCGCCACAGGTTTCTCGTCAGACTCAACCCGTCACGGCGTTTCGGAGGACGATACCGCGTTCCCGCCAATGGCGACGGTCCCGAGCCGGACGCTGTCATTCTCGTCGGTAACGAAAGCCCGGCGGCCGAGCGCCGCGATCGCGCCGAGCGCCTGCGCCGAAAGTTCGGCCATCCGCACCGAATATTGGCCGTAGGGGACGCTCTGGAAGACGAAAAAGCCGTCGAAATCGGTCCGCACGACCTGCACGACGCGGCCTTCGATATCGACCAGCTCGAGATCGACGCCTTCGAGCGCACCGCCGCCTGCGCGGACCAGCATGCCGTCAATCTCGCCGGCGCTGACCAGCGGCAGCTCCACGGCCGCCGCGGTTCCGGGCCGCGGCGTGACCACGACGCCGGGGCCACGCGGCTGGACGAAGGGGTCGGCGAGCGAGGAGGTGTCGATGCCCACGAGGATCGGCCGGTACGGCGTCAGTCCGGTCACCACGGCGAGCCCGTTCTCGTCGGTCGGATCGTTGGCCGGCGCCCGGCCGGTCGTGATCTGTACCCCTTCTTCAAAGGGTTCGTTCGGCTGCCGCACGCCGTCATTGTTCAGATCGCGATAGACGCGCGCGACCGTCTGGCCACTGCTCGCGAGCTTGTCGGCGGTCATATGGACGCCGCCGCGCGGATCGGGGCCGATGCTGAAGGCGAGGTTGAGCCCGGCCGCTACCGATCCGTCGGTCGCCGTCTCGGCCGAGGCGGTCAGCGCGAACCGGTTGAAGCGCCGGACATAGCCGATGCTCGCCCGGGCGCGATCGAGCGTCGCCTGATAGCCGAGTTCGGAGCGCCAGGCGCTGTTTTCGCCGCCCCCCCAATCGGCGGTGAGCGACGCGCTTTCGAACCGGCTGCCGGGAGAAAGTCGCCAGCGCGCCTCGCCGCGCAGGCGGACGCGCCCGATCCGGCCATTGGCCAGGATGGCGGCATTGGTCTGGTCGGGCGGGTCGAGCCCGTCCGCCGTGCCCGCGCCCTGCCGCCGGTATCCGATCTCCCCGGTCAGCGCAAAACGGCGCATATTCGCAGAAATCCGCGCCGCGCCGTCGAGCTGGTCGGCGCCGTCCTCCCGCGTCTGATAGGTGGCTTGCACCCGGACCGGCATCACGACGCGGCCGAGATTGACGCTATGATCGACGGCCAGGCTGTGCCGGCCCGTCGTATCGATACCATAGCGTTCGGTGCGGAAATCGCGGGCGACCACCGATTCCGCGTTTATATAGGCGCGTCCGAACCGCCCGAGCAGCTGCGCGCGGGCCGCATAGCCGCCATTATCGGCCCAGGCGGCCGTCACTTCGACCAGCGCCGGCCCGATCGCCCGGCGGACCGAGCCCTCGACAACCGTCATGCGGTCATCCGCGATGACCATGTTGTTGAGCTGGAATGCCAGCGAAGTCCGGGGGTTGAGCCCCCTTTCGAGCCCCAAGCCCGCGCGCCAGTTGGCGTCGCGCGCCAGATCGCGATTATCGAGACTGACGAGATCACGATCATCCTGGCTGGCGCCCGCCCAATACCAGGTCTGGCGCGGCGGAATGCTGGCCGCACCGACGTTGATGATCTCGGTTTCGCGGCGAATCTGGCCCTGGGGGCCGTACAGGACGACTTCAAACCGGTTGATGCCGTAGCGCAGCTCGACATCGACGAACTCGTAGCGACCGTCGCCGCGATCGCGCGAAAAGGCCAGCAACTGGCCGTTGCGGTAGAGTTCGGCTTCCCAGCCTTCCGGCAGTTCGCCACGGAAGGTGCGCCGGTCGAAGCTGTCGGGCTGGTCGAGCGGGCGGTTGGTGACAATCCCGCCGCGCCCGGGCGTCGGCTGGGCGGCGATCGGCGAGGACTGGCTGGAGACATCGCCGATCG
Coding sequences within it:
- a CDS encoding GIY-YIG nuclease family protein; amino-acid sequence: MPFWTYMLHCRGGYFYTGQTDNLEHRLAQHQSGELPGFSRDHLPVELVWSAKFQTRDDATAMERRIKGWSRAKKLALIRGHWDEISRLGKKKDSPSTSSGQTD
- the metX gene encoding homoserine O-acetyltransferase MetX — translated: MADNPSPFGAARAVTLPGPLALDGGASLAPVDFAYETYGALNDDKSNAILICHALTGDQHVASTHPVTGKPGWWARMVGAGKPVDPARHFVICVNVLGSCMGSAGPASLAGDGQPYAMRFPVITIRDMVRAQAMLLDHLGIETLHAVIGGSMGGMQVLEWACLYPDRVRSAIAIATAPRHSAQNIAFHEVGRQAIMADPHWRGGDYYADGDQPTKGLAVARMAAHITYLSEEGLTEKFGRRLQARDAKSFGFDADFQVESYLRHQGISFVDRFDANSYLYITRAMDYFDLAEEHGGLLANAFKDTKTRFCVISFDSDWLYPTSEAKTIVRALNASGAEVSFVELSSPFGHDAFLLDTPGMNATVDGFLKAGEG
- a CDS encoding cell division protein FtsX produces the protein MTLPFSASPAERRLLTEGRLSGPMPWVIAIMMFLTVLAAAGGLALNHAARNVTGSIAQRITVQIVEANPDAREQQTRAAMTALGRMEGVTEVVRVPDAEIDALIEPWIGAAGEDEGIPVPTMIDADLTEAAHAQLELVEEAVLAVAPAARVDDHAQFLAPLAGLIGSLTWLALALVLLTASALAASVILAVRAALNTHRATIEVLHLMGATDIQIARLFQRRIALDALLGGIVGFLCAIIVLLLLGQRIGAVGSELLGSARLPITAWLLLALLPIVGAIMSTLVARFTVIGVLRKML
- the ftsE gene encoding cell division ATP-binding protein FtsE; this encodes MAAPMATTIAQFENVGLRYGTGAETLSDVSFSLDGGGFYFLTGPSGAGKTSLLKLLYLALRPSRGLIRLFDEDVVTLPRDRLPGFRRRIGVVFQDFRLVPHLSAFDNIALPLRVAGVEEEELATPVNEMLAWVGLSDRASARPATLSGGEQQRVAIARAVIGRPEILIADEPTGNVDPEMAARLLHLFDALNKLGTTLVVATHDIHLLSRVSSAQMMRLEGGRLADPTGLLKNPPRETGGRRRKPRT
- the metW gene encoding methionine biosynthesis protein MetW; this translates as MTDLRPDLAIIADHVPEGARVLDIGCGDGGLMAALRHEKSADARGLELDADNVAQAMAKGLSVVQGDADTDLADYPDSAFDYAILSQTLQTTRAPDAILGELLRIAPRAFVSFPNFAYWRVRASLLFGGRMPVTGALPLSWYATENIHHVTIDDFRALVEKQGIAVERAWFLSGNRQRRAAAANLLAEQAVFLLGR
- a CDS encoding YdcF family protein, whose amino-acid sequence is MVRRIISLILLFWALGFAAFAVGLPGPAGPQRTDAIIVLTGGENRIERGIELLEAGQAERLLVSGVNRTVRPVELAEETGKPEALFDCCIDLGQEAVDTRSNGREAARWMRENRFTSVRLVTTDWHMPRARFELRRELDDGVELIPDAVTSEPSFMQLFLEYNKYLLRRLSAIVGI
- a CDS encoding MJ0042-type zinc finger domain-containing protein, whose protein sequence is MILVCPACSTRYLVPDTAIGVDGRQVRCANCKNSWFAEGPETVPEAPPQPVTPSPPPPAPVQQEFPEPLAEEPQVEKPAARSGAIGDSDPFAHEPPFKPRRNPAKMWTAIAIGIFLLLGAGVGAVAWFGPPGFVAGLGGAANDSALDVQLVRSPERRTLASGHELLSISGRIVNMTDEEQRVPDIRAELRNAQGAVVYDWTIQAPQRTLPPREMVEFNSAEIDIPRNAEELNLAFIPFEGV
- the pheT gene encoding phenylalanine--tRNA ligase subunit beta — encoded protein: MKFTLGWLKQHLETEADLDTVLDTLTAIGLEVEGVENPGETLADFRIARVVSADRHPNADKLQLLQVDTGDGIPVQVVCGAPNARAGLVGVFAAPGTYVPGIDTTLKPAKIRDIESFGMMCSERELEMSDEHQGIIDLDESAAAEVGESYAHWAGLDDPVIDLKITPNRQDCMGVRGIARDLAVAGLGTLKPLQVREIKGQNEPSIEIRTDDPEGCPAFFGRTVAGVSNGASPDWMQKRLRAIGQKPISALVDITNYIMIDHGRPLHVYDRAKLGEAIFARRAENGERVVALNGKDYVLDDSMTVIADENGVHDIGGIMGGEDSGVQPETADIVIECAYFDPPRIARTGQKLGLMSDARARFERGVDPAFLDDGLAIATQLILDICGGEPSETVEAGAPPLDTKTIRYDPHLCATLGGVSVPIDTQRATLEALGFTVGGDGPFEVTVPTWRRDVDGAPDLVEEVLRIERYDAIPSTPLPRAEGVATPTASPEQKRERTVRRAAAARGLNEAVTWSFIPQAEAALSNDSDSGAPWILANPISEDMKVMRTAMIPGLAAAAKRNADRGAASIRLFEIGRRYLEQEERPTLGLILAGARDARHWQGGGDPFDAYDAKAEIVALLEAAGAPAANLQLFGDASGHYHPGRSGRLCLGPKNMLAEFGELHPNTLKALDLDGPVMAGEIYLDAIPMPKAKGSGAGKAGGGHMRKPFTPPALQSVTRDFAFLLDTDTPAGDLLRAVRNADKQALVDARIFDVFTGEGVPEGKKSVAIEVTLQPGDKSFTEEDLKAISDKVVKAAGKVGGELRG